One Benincasa hispida cultivar B227 chromosome 5, ASM972705v1, whole genome shotgun sequence genomic window carries:
- the LOC120077957 gene encoding probable glutathione peroxidase 5, whose amino-acid sequence MGASQSVSEKSIHEFVVKDARGQDVDLSIYRGKVLLVVNVASKCGYTDSNYTQLTELYTKYKEKGLEILAFPCNQFLNQEPGSSQEAQEFACTRFKAEYPIFQKVSVNGPDTAPIYKFLKACKTGFLGTRIKWNFTKFLVDKEGHAIKRYGTTTTPLAIEADIKEALGEV is encoded by the exons ATGGGTGCTTCTCAATCAGTCTCTGAGAAGTCCATTCATGAATTCGTAGTGAAG GATGCCAGAGGACAAGACGTGGACCTTAGCATCTACCGGGGGAAGGTTCTTCTTGTGGTAAATGTTGCTTCAAAATG TGGTTACACAGATTCAAATTATACCCAGCTGACGGAACTTTACACCAAATACAAAGAAAAAG GCTTAGAGATCTTGGCTTTTCCATGCAATCAGTTTTTGAATCAGGAACCTGGATCCAGCCAGGAGGCACAGGAATTTGCCTGTACAAGATTCAAAGCTGAGTATCCAATATTCCAAAAG GTAAGTGTGAACGGTCCTGATACGGCACCCATCTATAAGTTCCTTAAAGCTTGTAAAACTGGATTCTTGGGGACTAGAATAAAGTGGAATTTCACCAAGTTCTTAGTTGACAAAGAAGGTCATGCCATCAAACGCTATGGCACCACTACTACTCCCCTGGCAATTGAG GCCGATATCAAGGAAGCACTTGGAGAAGTTTAA